Proteins found in one Desulfuribacillus stibiiarsenatis genomic segment:
- a CDS encoding spore coat associated protein CotJA, translating to MPFDPFCPQFSPQEALEKGTLFKWLYDPYVPTMPRRRGLFG from the coding sequence ATGCCATTTGATCCTTTCTGCCCACAATTCTCTCCTCAAGAAGCATTGGAAAAAGGAACATTATTTAAATGGTTATACGATCCATATGTACCTACAATGCCTAGAAGAAGAGGTTTGTTCGGGTAA